The nucleotide sequence ttttttttttttttttttcagggaAAGTAACATggttattgtttaaaaaaaaacctatacatggtttgtacaaattttctttatagtTGACATGTGTATTGTTATCAAATATCAGTTGGTGCCCTTTGGACATGTATAACGGTGCAATGGAAATTTCCGTTTTCAAGATAACGAAACAAGctgctttttcttttattaaatttaaaatcaagacactattttgtataacaattttaggtttttttgtgttttgCCCTGATTTTATCAATACACAAACAAGTTTAGGCGGCGTTCAAGAAATTCAGCActcatttcaatttaatgaCACGTTACGAAAATGTGAGGCTGGAAATACAACTAGAGGTTGTCAATATAACTCTACAATGCACGATTTGGAGAAGATATTTTTACCAGCTAagggaaacaaattttttcaactttcCAATCTTTTAATGaacaaattgattaataaaaaaaataggataaagaaagaaagatttaATGCTCACGACAACAATGtaaatcaaaacaatttttctgaagcctctttcaattttaagcAGAAGATTTCTGAATCGATGCCGGTAGTTAATGTTACCTTAGGGTACGAATCGAACCGTCGGTACAAACGAGATCAAAACATTGCAGTATCGGACGATTCAGTGCAAAGTTTTTATGCAAAACTTTCAAAGCATCCTCTGAAAAGGCGTTCTAAGCGTGTCGAATCCAATAGTACATGGAATAGGAATGTCAAAGGTTCGAAGAAAAGTAGGTATGTTGTAACGCAGGTGAATCGAGGTGGGCATGATGAAAAGGTCATAAGACaggttataaaaaaaaatgtactttattttgaaaaattcacaaatggtttaaaaagaaaaataaaaaatttagtagaACGTGAAAAAGAAGGCTGGGGAGTAGAAGACAATATATTAGATGATAATGATACTATGCCTAAGACGATGGTGCACAAAATGAATcaaaaaaatactgaaataaatgaaaaaagctTCCCAAAAATAAATGCACTCACGACAGGACGTAGTCTATCTAACATTAATGAGAACGATGCATATCTTAACGAGGAAAGAAGTAAGTGGGGAACACGTTTGAGTGGGTTGTTAGTACAGTCAAAATGATAACGTCCAGTCCCAATACGTTGTTATTATTGTAGAAATGAATCatgatattatacataatgAAGCACGGCATGCCATATATAGGAACACTGATATAGATGATAGTGATAATCAGAGTGTTGTTAGTCAAGCTATAAAAGAATCTTCTCAAGCAGGTATGACGCACGTCAAAGGTAGCTTTAATGAAATGGGAGGTTGTGAATGAGtagaattataagaaaaaaaaaaaattagattatcATTAGTGAttgatttgatttttcattgtccttaaagaaaaaaattaaaaagtagtGTTCGTAGAAAATGTTTGAGGGCAATTAAGCATTTGGTATGTTTGTTCAGGTGTTGTACAACAAGTTAATGTCGGTGGAATGGTAGAAGAGAACAAAGATTTGAGAAAAAGGAGAGCATTTGACAACGGAACAAATGAAGGATTAGAGTTTTTAGATGAACTTCAGATTTTAGAAAGGAAAAACAGTCAATTTGAGAACccaagaaaaatgtatcgtacAGTATATGATACAAAGTTTACAAATGAGAAAGAAAGTGAACTCAAGAGCTCAGATcatattaatgaaacaaaagaaatagttGGATCAGTGAACGTGTTTCTAATAAACAATGtgtctttaaattttcttctttctgtaataaatcttcaaaaaccaaaagaaaaattgtcatCTAACAATTCATATTTACTACAAACGACCAATCTAGGCCGAAAAAAAAGATCAAGTTCAAAATCGGATGTTTTGGGTTTTGAGGAGAAATATCAGAAAGGAACATGCAATTTCATAAATCAAGTAATAGAACGTCTAGATTTGATTGCACAAGAATCCAAAAATGATTATTCTTTgccaagaaaaatgaaatctgaGAATAAATTGAAGGAATTACAAGACGGTATTATTGAGTATTCAAATGTAGAAGCGGATttagaagaaacaaaagatattAACGAAGTGCCTTATTCATCAGACAACGCAACGGAGAGAGAAATAAACTTACGGTATATTCTTGagaaaaaaactatttttaattatagacaTGAACTAGCGTTTGTAGCGTCACCGAACAATACCGTGgagaaaacttttaataaaatgagcaatttaaaaaaaacccaCAAGACGAAATCGAAAAAAAGATTGGTGTGTAGATACGTTGAGAATATAGAAGACATATTTAGCATAATAGAAGATGATGATGAAAGATTACAATTTGAGAatgtttttttggaaaaaaatcataatagTTTTAATACCGACAAAGGAAGTTCAGGAATACCTCCAATGTACTACGTTTGTTTAGATGATATTCATACAGAAAGCGTTATTAGAAATGTAAAGATAAGTAGAATGACACGTGCAAGGTTACTTAAATTAAGGCTTCCGTCGCAACTATTTCCAGGAGCtcctttaaatataaatgt is from Hylaeus volcanicus isolate JK05 unplaced genomic scaffold, UHH_iyHylVolc1.0_haploid 969, whole genome shotgun sequence and encodes:
- the LOC128882213 gene encoding uncharacterized protein LOC128882213 encodes the protein MYNGAMEISVFKITKQAAFSFIKFKIKTLFCITILGFFVFCPDFINTQTSLGGVQEIQHSFQFNDTLRKCEAGNTTRGCQYNSTMHDLEKIFLPAKGNKFFQLSNLLMNKLINKKNRIKKERFNAHDNNVNQNNFSEASFNFKQKISESMPVVNVTLGYESNRRYKRDQNIAVSDDSVQSFYAKLSKHPLKRRSKRVESNSTWNRNVKGSKKSRYVVTQVNRGGHDEKVIRQVIKKNVLYFEKFTNGLKRKIKNLVEREKEGWGVEDNILDDNDTMPKTMVHKMNQKNTEINEKSFPKINALTTGRSLSNINENDAYLNEERKMNHDIIHNEARHAIYRNTDIDDSDNQSVVSQAIKESSQAGVVQQVNVGGMVEENKDLRKRRAFDNGTNEGLEFLDELQILERKNSQFENPRKMYRTVYDTKFTNEKESELKSSDHINETKEIVGSVNVFLINNVSLNFLLSVINLQKPKEKLSSNNSYLLQTTNLGRKKRSSSKSDVLGFEEKYQKGTCNFINQVIERLDLIAQESKNDYSLPRKMKSENKLKELQDGIIEYSNVEADLEETKDINEVPYSSDNATEREINLRYILEKKTIFNYRHELAFVASPNNTVEKTFNKMSNLKKTHKTKSKKRLVCRYVENIEDIFSIIEDDDERLQFENVFLEKNHNSFNTDKGSSGIPPMYYVCLDDIHTESVIRNVKISRMTRARLLKLRLPSQLFPGAPLNINVDVNKTSLSICPKSNGCSKVVVLDFISDNVKVNKKILTVSPQWETITEVSQNLNCDLPKDTNETFSTMLPELNVSTEPANVTADTNETSSTMLPELNVSTEPANVTADTNETSSTMLPELNVSTEPANVTFDTNETSSTMLPELNVSTEPANVTADTNETSSTMLPELNVSTEPAN